One window of Cohnella hashimotonis genomic DNA carries:
- a CDS encoding carbohydrate ABC transporter permease, which yields MRKSKELAFSYGFLLPSLSLTLILGIYPIAWAMRYMFYDYKGFGKKTFIGLDNFARVMRDGEFWHSVANTFAYAGGKLALSIPLALLLAVVLNRGLRGRHILRAVFFLPTIVSTAVMAVVFFAIFNAYNGVLNQFLLKYKLIGGAVDWLGADHAMLTVVLVSVWGAVGNYMLLFLAGLQNIPADVYESASLDGANKLQQFRYVTIPMLGPVMQMIVMLAIINALKGYESIMVLTDGGPIGKTNVMFLYVYKLFFPTAGTGAASQIQEMGYGSAVSFVTAIIVGLITALYYFGSKRMNRYA from the coding sequence ATGAGAAAATCGAAGGAGCTTGCGTTTTCTTACGGATTTTTATTGCCGAGCCTGTCGCTTACTTTGATTCTCGGCATTTATCCGATCGCGTGGGCGATGCGCTACATGTTTTACGATTACAAAGGCTTTGGCAAAAAAACGTTTATCGGCCTGGACAACTTCGCGCGCGTCATGCGCGACGGCGAGTTCTGGCATTCGGTTGCCAATACGTTCGCGTACGCAGGCGGCAAGCTGGCGCTGTCGATTCCGCTTGCGCTGCTGCTGGCGGTCGTGCTGAACCGGGGTCTGCGTGGACGGCACATTTTGAGGGCCGTCTTTTTTTTGCCCACAATCGTCAGCACCGCCGTTATGGCCGTCGTCTTTTTCGCGATCTTTAACGCCTACAACGGCGTTTTAAATCAGTTTCTGCTGAAGTACAAGCTGATCGGCGGCGCCGTAGATTGGCTGGGCGCCGACCATGCGATGCTTACGGTTGTGCTCGTCTCCGTGTGGGGCGCCGTCGGCAACTATATGCTGCTGTTTCTCGCAGGCCTGCAAAATATACCGGCGGACGTGTACGAGAGCGCCTCGCTCGACGGCGCGAACAAGCTGCAGCAATTCCGCTACGTGACGATTCCGATGCTCGGTCCGGTCATGCAGATGATTGTGATGCTGGCCATCATCAATGCGCTCAAAGGCTACGAGAGCATCATGGTCCTGACGGACGGCGGACCGATCGGGAAGACGAATGTGATGTTTCTGTACGTTTACAAGCTGTTTTTCCCGACCGCGGGAACCGGCGCGGCTTCGCAAATCCAGGAAATGGGCTATGGAAGCGCCGTTTCGTTCGTGACCGCCATCATCGTCGGCTTGATTACCGCGCTCTATTACTTCGGCTCCAAGCGAATGAATCGATACGCCTAA
- a CDS encoding carbohydrate ABC transporter permease: protein MRLVWKAALWAFLLIAAFLTLFPILVTILGSFKTNAELTAGATILPSSWQFNNYVEAWRQAKFSTYTFNSLFVSVASTLGILLVSSMAAYVVDRMAFPGKRLYVGMQAFTMFVAIGAVVLRPQFELMIRLHLHDSLWGVVLILISAHASAFFILYSFMSGIPKDLDEAALIDGCSRGRTFLQLIVPLLTPGLGVCALFAFRGAWNEYLLPFVFTLSKPQLQTLTVGLASLKYGISAASQTHLMMAGACLSILPMLAVYLFANRSFMQMTAGSLKG, encoded by the coding sequence ATGCGACTCGTTTGGAAGGCCGCGCTGTGGGCGTTTCTGCTCATTGCCGCGTTTTTGACGCTGTTCCCGATCCTGGTGACGATCCTGGGCTCGTTCAAGACCAACGCCGAGCTGACCGCAGGCGCTACGATACTGCCGTCAAGCTGGCAGTTTAACAACTACGTCGAAGCATGGCGGCAGGCGAAATTCTCGACCTATACGTTCAACAGCTTATTCGTATCGGTCGCATCAACGCTCGGCATCCTGCTCGTGTCGTCGATGGCGGCGTACGTCGTCGACCGGATGGCGTTTCCCGGCAAACGGCTGTACGTCGGCATGCAAGCCTTCACGATGTTCGTGGCCATCGGCGCTGTCGTGCTGCGTCCGCAGTTCGAGCTGATGATCCGGCTGCATCTGCACGATTCGCTGTGGGGCGTCGTCCTGATCCTGATCAGCGCGCACGCGTCGGCCTTTTTCATCCTGTACAGCTTTATGAGCGGCATCCCGAAGGATCTGGACGAAGCGGCGCTGATCGACGGCTGCTCCCGCGGCAGAACCTTTCTCCAGCTGATCGTTCCGCTGCTGACGCCCGGCCTGGGCGTGTGCGCTTTGTTCGCTTTTCGCGGGGCATGGAACGAATATTTGCTGCCGTTCGTGTTCACGCTCAGCAAGCCGCAGCTGCAAACGCTGACCGTCGGGCTCGCGAGCCTCAAGTACGGCATCTCCGCGGCCTCGCAGACGCATCTCATGATGGCGGGCGCATGCCTGTCGATCTTGCCGATGCTGGCCGTATATCTTTTTGCGAATAGATCGTTTATGCAGATGACGGCCGGCTCCTTGAAGGGATA
- a CDS encoding ABC transporter substrate-binding protein — translation MNKKQLMLAALSATLAGGLAACSGKNAGDGPDAGAAGQKTKLVYWTGDRHDSEFIKEKVDDFNRTNSDGIEVELVVKGDDFDQALDMSFQTSEAPDVIRVKENTIQTFYKKGYLAPIDDYLTDELRAEFPQMDVLNSFDGKRYSLPNYGTTMRLIYNKELFQKAGIASPPATLAELVEDAKKITAVGKANGEYGFAQNFKSPGSALGRSARVIAEMSGYGGFGYDFKTARYDFTPFKPIIEAFKQMKDDGSMLPGVESLDIDPLRAQFAEGKIGMYLSFSAEAGVYQSQFPAKIEWAAAPAPTIDGNVKGASGFLGGQWLAISSQSAHKEAAWTFMSYMYGDPILQQYQEKGFGISMVPAVSEVAAKPEVYGIDGFLPNAHDGVWPVYPAVPVQGAKSDDVFFKYILDGGDLDALIADLNKRYNTALDAAIASGDVVASPDPAFDPAKLAGQYAS, via the coding sequence ATGAACAAAAAGCAGCTGATGCTCGCAGCGCTAAGCGCGACGCTTGCCGGCGGTCTGGCCGCCTGCAGCGGCAAAAACGCCGGGGACGGTCCGGATGCCGGCGCAGCCGGACAAAAAACGAAGCTCGTCTACTGGACGGGCGACCGCCACGATTCGGAGTTCATCAAGGAAAAGGTGGACGACTTCAATCGCACCAACTCAGACGGGATCGAGGTGGAGCTCGTCGTCAAAGGCGACGACTTCGATCAGGCGCTCGACATGTCGTTCCAGACCTCGGAAGCGCCCGACGTCATCCGCGTCAAGGAAAACACGATCCAGACCTTTTACAAAAAAGGGTATCTGGCGCCGATCGACGATTACTTGACGGACGAACTGCGGGCCGAGTTCCCGCAAATGGACGTGCTGAACAGCTTCGACGGCAAACGGTACAGCCTGCCGAACTACGGGACGACGATGCGTCTTATTTACAACAAAGAGCTGTTCCAAAAAGCGGGCATCGCCAGTCCGCCTGCGACGCTGGCCGAGCTCGTGGAGGACGCCAAAAAAATAACGGCCGTCGGCAAGGCGAACGGGGAATACGGCTTCGCGCAAAACTTCAAAAGCCCGGGGAGCGCGCTCGGCCGCTCGGCGCGCGTCATCGCGGAGATGAGCGGTTACGGCGGCTTCGGCTACGACTTCAAGACGGCGCGTTACGACTTTACGCCGTTTAAGCCGATCATCGAAGCGTTCAAGCAGATGAAGGACGACGGCAGCATGCTGCCCGGCGTCGAGTCGCTCGACATCGATCCGCTGCGCGCGCAGTTCGCCGAAGGCAAGATCGGGATGTATCTGTCGTTCTCGGCGGAGGCGGGCGTGTACCAATCCCAGTTTCCGGCGAAAATCGAATGGGCTGCAGCGCCCGCGCCTACGATCGACGGCAACGTCAAGGGCGCCTCCGGCTTTTTGGGCGGTCAGTGGCTCGCGATCAGTTCCCAGTCCGCGCACAAGGAAGCGGCATGGACGTTCATGTCTTACATGTACGGCGATCCGATTCTGCAGCAGTACCAGGAGAAGGGCTTCGGCATCTCGATGGTGCCCGCGGTCAGCGAAGTCGCGGCCAAGCCCGAAGTATATGGCATCGATGGTTTTCTCCCGAACGCGCATGACGGGGTATGGCCGGTCTACCCGGCGGTCCCGGTGCAGGGCGCCAAGTCGGACGACGTGTTTTTCAAGTATATCCTGGACGGCGGGGATCTGGATGCGTTGATCGCGGACCTGAACAAGCGGTACAATACGGCGCTTGACGCCGCGATCGCGAGCGGGGACGTCGTCGCCTCGCCCGATCCGGCATTCGATCCCGCGAAGCTCGCAGGGCAATACGCAAGCTGA